From Camelina sativa cultivar DH55 chromosome 7, Cs, whole genome shotgun sequence, one genomic window encodes:
- the LOC104704274 gene encoding putative F-box protein At2g19630 yields MKTRRQHVSEDDVTVCRRNTRPKTTSINGGENALPIPIDLVFEIFSRLSATSVAICRCVSKLWASTLGCQDFKELFLKRSSACPQLLFVVGQNFDVFSFFSSPQLQNPDANSSHAVATRLMHFPFDSFYEMSGGSVHGLVCLVYNKQIPKGRKETVPVICNPSTGQSLTLPKVRTKRVNVISYLGYDPVGKQFKVLSMTWPILGNQKGMCGEHQVLTLGPGKLSWRLIDCSAVPHGILYNENRICINGVLYYQAWVLGFSKVIICFDVSSEKFTVINLDKGMVRWHEPTLVNYKGKLGALTASDFGSFRTVSGDTECLQLWVLVDAEKHEWLKYTYVLPPLWKNVVGNARLHFVGLTGTNEIVLSSDDPSGPFCVFYYNFESQTVRKVEMQGIHVVTNPTVHIFVDHVENVKLMEMFLPRVS; encoded by the coding sequence ATGAAAACACGGCGACAGCACGTCTCCGAGGATGATGTAACCGTTTGTCGACGGAATACGCGACCGAAGACGACCTCAATTAATGGTGGAGAAAACGCATTACCGATCCCAATAGATCTCGTTTTCGAGATATTCTCGAGGTTGTCGGCGACATCTGTAGCGATATGTCGCTGCGTCTCGAAGCTATGGGCTTCCACACTTGGTTGTCAAGATTTCAAGGAGTTGTTCTTGAAAAGATCTTCGGCTTGTCCGCAGCTATTGTTCGTCGTCGGCCAAAACTTTGATgtgttctccttcttctcctcgcCTCAGCTTCAAAATCCGGATGCGAACTCGTCTCATGCAGTCGCCACTCGTCTTATGCATTTCCCCTTCGACAGTTTTTATGAAATGAGCGGTGGTTCTGTTCATGGATTGGTCTGTCTTGTTTATAATAAGCAGATCCCAAAGGGAAGGAAGGAAACGGTGCCGgtgatatgtaaccctagcacCGGTCAATCCTTAACATTACCCAAAGTGAGGACAAAGAGAGTTAATGTGATAAGCTACTTGGGATATGATCCAGTTGGTAAACAATTCAAGGTATTGTCCATGACCTGGCCTATACTTGGCAACCAAAAGGGGATGTGTGGGGAGCATCAAGTTCTAACTTTAGGGCCTGGAAAACTGTCATGGAGACTGATCGACTGTAGTGCTGTCCCCCATGGGATTCTATATAATGAAAATAGAATATGCAtcaatggtgttttgtattatcAAGCTTGGGTCCTTGGGTTTTCTAAGGTAATtatttgctttgatgttagctCTGAAAAGTTTACAGTTATTAACCTTGATAAGGGTATGGTACGTTGGCATGAGCCAACTCTGGTTAACTACAAGGGTAAATTAGGTGCACTTACAGCCTCAGATTTCGGGTCCTTTAGGACAGTTAGTGGAGATACTGAATGTCTTCAGTTGTGGGTTTTAGTAGACGCAGAGAAACACGAATGGTTGAAGTATACCTACGTCTTGCCCCCTTTGTGGAAGAATGTAGTTGGGAATGCTAGGTTACACTTTGTTGGTTTGACCGGTACAAACGAAATTGTCTTGTCTTCGGATGATCCATCCGGCCCTTTCTGTGTTTTTTACTACAATTTCGAGAGCCAAACTGTCAGAAAAGTTGAAATGCAAGGAATTCATGTAGTTACGAATCCCACGGTTCACATCTTTGTAGACCATGTAGAGAACGTGAAGCTTATGGAAATGTTTCTACCTCGTGTATCATAA